From the Pseudomonas baltica genome, one window contains:
- the folP gene encoding dihydropteroate synthase, producing the protein MISTLHPTRLPCGNRVLDLSRTHVMGILNITPDSFSDGGRFAQRDLAIRHAVAMVEAGATLIDVGGESTRPGAKVVGVAEELDRVAPVVDAIARELDVIISVDTSTPQVISETARLGAGLINDVRSLRRPGALQAAADTGLPVCLMHMLGEPGDMQDSPHYDDLVGEVSAFLDERMQACVAAGIPVERIVLDPGFGFAKTHEHNLSLFRHMEALHALGRPLLVGVSRKSMVGRALNRTVDQRLSGSLALAAMAMFKGARILRVHDVAETVDVVRMIAAVEAAE; encoded by the coding sequence ATGATATCCACGCTACACCCGACCCGGTTGCCTTGTGGCAACCGGGTTCTTGATTTGTCCCGTACCCATGTCATGGGTATCCTCAATATAACTCCCGATTCGTTCTCCGATGGTGGCCGCTTCGCTCAGCGCGACTTGGCCATTCGGCATGCCGTTGCGATGGTCGAAGCCGGCGCGACGCTGATCGATGTCGGTGGCGAGTCAACTCGCCCTGGTGCGAAAGTGGTGGGCGTCGCCGAGGAGCTTGACCGTGTGGCGCCGGTGGTCGATGCCATCGCGCGGGAGCTGGACGTCATCATCTCGGTCGACACCTCCACGCCGCAGGTCATCAGCGAAACCGCGCGCCTGGGCGCCGGCTTGATCAACGATGTGCGCTCCCTGCGTCGCCCTGGCGCCTTGCAAGCGGCAGCCGACACTGGCTTGCCCGTGTGTCTGATGCACATGCTCGGCGAACCGGGTGACATGCAGGACTCGCCTCATTACGATGACCTGGTGGGTGAGGTCAGTGCTTTCCTGGATGAGCGCATGCAGGCCTGTGTGGCGGCGGGTATCCCGGTCGAGCGTATCGTCCTGGACCCGGGGTTTGGCTTTGCCAAGACCCATGAGCACAACTTGAGCCTGTTCCGTCACATGGAAGCCCTGCACGCCCTCGGACGCCCGCTGCTGGTCGGCGTCTCGCGCAAGAGCATGGTGGGTCGCGCCTTGAACCGCACGGTCGATCAGCGCCTGAGCGGCAGCCTGGCCTTGGCAGCCATGGCCATGTTCAAGGGTGCGCGCATCTTGCGTGTGCATGACGTGGCTGAAACGGTCGATGTAGTGCGTATGATTGCAGCGGTCGAAGCCGCCGAATAG
- the glmM gene encoding phosphoglucosamine mutase, which produces MSRKYFGTDGIRGRVGEYPITPDFMLKLGWAAGMAFRKMGACRVLVGKDTRISGYMFESALEAGLSAAGADVMLLGPMPTPAIAYLTRTFHAEAGIVISASHNPHDDNGIKFFSGQGTKLPDEIESMIEELMDAPMTVAESSKLGKVSRINDAAGRYIEFCKSSVPSSTDFAGLKLVVDCAHGATYKVAPNVFRELGANVTVLSAAPDGLNINDNCGSTHMEALQAAVLIGHADLGIAFDGDGDRVLMVDHTGAIVDGDELLFIIARDLQERGRLNGGVVGTLMSNLGLELALQDLAIPFVRAKVGDRYVMAELKERDWQLGGENSGHVVCCQHTTTGDAIIAALQVLLALRRRDESLAHARQGVRKCPQVLVNVRFAGGDVDPCEHPAVKEACERVTAAMGGRGRVLLRKSGTEPLVRVMVEGDDEKQVRGYADELAKLVSEVCA; this is translated from the coding sequence ATGAGCAGAAAGTATTTTGGCACCGACGGTATTCGTGGGCGTGTTGGCGAGTATCCGATCACTCCCGACTTCATGCTCAAACTGGGCTGGGCGGCTGGCATGGCGTTCCGCAAGATGGGCGCCTGCCGGGTGCTGGTGGGCAAGGACACGCGGATCTCCGGATACATGTTCGAATCCGCCCTGGAGGCCGGTCTTTCTGCCGCGGGTGCCGATGTCATGCTGCTGGGGCCGATGCCGACCCCGGCGATCGCCTATCTGACGCGCACCTTTCATGCCGAGGCGGGCATCGTCATCAGCGCTTCGCATAACCCGCACGACGACAACGGCATCAAGTTTTTCTCGGGGCAGGGCACCAAGCTGCCCGACGAGATCGAATCGATGATCGAAGAGTTGATGGACGCACCGATGACCGTGGCCGAGTCCAGCAAGCTGGGCAAGGTATCGCGGATCAACGACGCGGCGGGCCGTTACATCGAATTCTGCAAGAGCAGCGTGCCCAGCAGCACCGACTTCGCCGGCCTCAAGCTTGTGGTTGACTGTGCCCATGGCGCCACCTACAAAGTTGCCCCCAATGTGTTCCGCGAGCTCGGCGCGAACGTGACCGTGCTGTCCGCAGCGCCTGATGGCCTGAACATCAATGACAATTGCGGTTCGACCCACATGGAGGCCCTCCAGGCCGCTGTACTGATCGGTCACGCCGATCTGGGCATCGCCTTCGACGGCGATGGCGATCGCGTGCTTATGGTCGATCACACGGGCGCTATCGTCGACGGTGACGAGTTGCTGTTCATCATCGCCCGCGACTTGCAAGAGCGCGGCCGTCTCAATGGTGGCGTGGTCGGCACCTTGATGAGCAATCTCGGCCTGGAACTGGCGTTGCAGGATCTGGCGATTCCGTTTGTGCGCGCCAAGGTCGGCGATCGCTACGTGATGGCCGAGCTCAAGGAGCGTGACTGGCAGTTGGGCGGCGAAAACTCCGGCCATGTGGTGTGCTGCCAGCACACCACTACCGGGGATGCGATCATCGCTGCGCTGCAGGTGCTGTTGGCGCTCAGGCGCCGTGACGAGAGCCTTGCTCACGCCCGTCAGGGGGTGCGCAAGTGCCCGCAGGTGTTGGTCAATGTGCGTTTTGCCGGGGGGGATGTCGACCCTTGCGAGCACCCTGCGGTCAAGGAGGCCTGTGAGCGCGTGACCGCTGCAATGGGCGGTCGTGGTCGAGTGCTGCTGCGCAAGTCCGGCACCGAGCCACTGGTGCGTGTCATGGTCGAAGGCGACGATGAAAAGCAGGTTCGTGGCTACGCCGACGAGCTGGCAAAACTGGTAAGTGAAGTTTGCGCCTGA
- the tpiA gene encoding triose-phosphate isomerase yields MRRTMVAGNWKMHGTGNSVAELIKGLSNLSLPGSVDVAVFPPALYIDRVVAGLQGQSIVVGGQNSAQQAEQGALTGEISPAQLAEAGCKLVLVGHSERRQIFAESDELLVRKFAAAQASGLTPVLCVGETLEEREADKTLAVVGRQIDSVIDALGIDAFVNAIIAYEPVWAIGTGLTASPQQAQDVHAAIRAQLAAKNSEVAGNTRLLYGGSVKAANAAELFGMPDIDGGLIGGASLNADEFGAIIRAAGN; encoded by the coding sequence ATGCGTCGCACGATGGTAGCAGGTAACTGGAAAATGCACGGTACCGGCAACAGCGTCGCTGAGCTGATCAAGGGACTGAGCAATCTGTCTCTGCCGGGTTCGGTCGACGTGGCGGTGTTCCCGCCGGCGTTGTATATCGATCGCGTCGTCGCTGGCCTGCAAGGACAGTCGATTGTGGTTGGTGGGCAGAACAGTGCCCAGCAAGCCGAGCAGGGTGCGTTGACCGGCGAGATCTCGCCGGCGCAGTTGGCGGAAGCCGGTTGCAAGCTGGTACTGGTAGGGCACTCGGAGCGTCGGCAGATCTTTGCCGAATCCGATGAGCTGCTGGTGCGAAAGTTTGCAGCAGCCCAGGCCAGTGGCTTGACTCCGGTGCTCTGTGTAGGGGAAACCCTGGAAGAGCGCGAGGCGGACAAGACCCTTGCAGTAGTCGGTCGGCAGATCGATAGCGTCATTGATGCCTTGGGTATCGACGCTTTCGTCAACGCGATCATCGCTTATGAGCCTGTATGGGCCATCGGCACGGGCCTCACGGCCTCGCCGCAGCAAGCGCAGGATGTGCATGCAGCCATCCGCGCGCAGCTGGCGGCAAAGAATTCTGAAGTGGCGGGTAATACGCGACTTCTATACGGCGGCAGCGTGAAGGCGGCCAATGCGGCTGAGCTGTTCGGCATGCCGGATATCGATGGGGGGCTCATTGGTGGAGCTTCCCTGAATGCAGATGAGTTCGGTGCGATCATTCGCGCCGCGGGAAACTGA
- the secG gene encoding preprotein translocase subunit SecG: protein MLETVVVVFHLLGALGVVALVLLQQGKGADAGASFGAGASNTVFGGQGSSTFLSKFTAILAACFFITSLGLGYFAKEKAHQLTQVGLPQVPAVVVPKQKPVSDDVPVLQEQKSDVKSDVPPAQEQK, encoded by the coding sequence ATGCTGGAAACAGTCGTAGTCGTTTTTCATCTGCTGGGTGCCCTGGGCGTAGTTGCTCTGGTTTTGCTGCAGCAGGGCAAAGGTGCGGACGCTGGCGCGTCGTTCGGAGCAGGTGCATCAAATACTGTCTTCGGAGGCCAAGGTTCCTCTACCTTTCTTAGTAAGTTTACTGCTATACTAGCTGCATGTTTTTTCATAACCAGCCTGGGGTTAGGTTACTTTGCTAAAGAGAAAGCTCACCAGCTGACTCAAGTAGGTCTCCCTCAAGTTCCAGCGGTTGTGGTTCCAAAGCAAAAGCCGGTTTCAGATGATGTTCCGGTGCTTCAAGAGCAAAAGAGTGATGTGAAATCTGACGTTCCTCCTGCTCAAGAGCAAAAGTGA
- the rimP gene encoding ribosome maturation factor RimP, with product MSSKLEQLQALLAPVVVALGYECWGIEFSAQGRHSLLRVYIDKEGGVLVDDCAIVSRQISGVLDVEDPISVEYTLEVSSPGMERPLFTLEQFAQFVGEQVKIKLRSPFEGRRNFQGFLRGVEEQDVVVQVDDHEFLLPIDMVDKANIIPSFD from the coding sequence GTGTCGAGCAAGCTAGAACAGTTGCAGGCCTTGTTGGCCCCGGTGGTCGTGGCCCTTGGCTATGAATGCTGGGGGATCGAATTTTCCGCTCAAGGTCGCCATTCTTTGTTGCGTGTCTATATCGACAAGGAAGGCGGCGTGCTGGTGGATGACTGTGCAATCGTCAGCCGCCAGATCAGCGGCGTACTGGACGTTGAAGATCCTATCTCCGTCGAGTACACCCTTGAAGTTTCTTCTCCCGGCATGGAGCGCCCGCTGTTCACTCTTGAACAGTTTGCCCAATTTGTCGGCGAACAAGTGAAGATCAAGCTGCGTTCGCCCTTCGAAGGGCGACGCAACTTTCAGGGTTTTCTCCGCGGGGTGGAGGAACAGGATGTGGTAGTCCAGGTAGACGATCACGAGTTCCTGTTGCCGATCGATATGGTCGACAAGGCCAACATTATTCCCAGTTTTGACTGA
- the nusA gene encoding transcription termination factor NusA, with the protein MSKEVLLVVESVSNEKGVPAGVIFEALEIALATATKKRFEDEVDLRVEINRHTGAYETFRRWTVVEEADLDDPAIETWPSKVEISHPGAQVGEVVEEKIDSIEFGRIAAQTAKQVIVQKVREAERAQVVDAYRERLGEIISGTVKKVTRDNVIVDLGNNAEALLAREDIISRETFRVGVRLRALLKEIRTENRGPQLILSRTAPEMLIELFRIEVPEIAEGLIEVMAASRDPGSRAKIAVRSKDKRIDPQGACIGMRGSRVQAVSGELGGERVDIVLWDDNPAQFVINAMSPAEVAAIIVDEDAHAMDIAVGADNLAQAIGRGGQNVRLASQLTGWTLNVMTESDIQAKQQAETGDILRNFIDELEVDEELAQVLVDEGFTSLEEIAYVPLEEMLNIDGFDEDIVNELRARAKDRLLTKAIATEEKLADAHPAEDLLSLEGMDKDLAMELAVRGVITREDLAEQSIDDLLDIDGIDQDRAGKLIMAARAHWFE; encoded by the coding sequence ATGAGCAAAGAAGTACTGCTGGTTGTTGAGTCGGTATCCAATGAAAAGGGCGTACCGGCGGGCGTTATTTTTGAGGCGCTGGAAATAGCGCTGGCTACGGCCACCAAAAAGCGTTTTGAAGACGAAGTTGACCTGCGTGTGGAAATCAACCGCCACACCGGTGCCTATGAGACGTTCCGTCGCTGGACTGTGGTCGAGGAGGCTGATCTTGACGATCCGGCCATCGAGACCTGGCCAAGCAAGGTGGAAATCTCGCACCCTGGCGCTCAGGTCGGTGAAGTAGTCGAAGAAAAGATCGATTCGATCGAATTCGGCCGTATCGCTGCCCAGACCGCCAAACAGGTCATCGTGCAGAAAGTTCGCGAAGCCGAACGTGCTCAAGTGGTCGATGCCTATCGCGAGCGTCTCGGCGAGATCATCTCCGGGACCGTCAAGAAGGTCACCCGTGACAATGTCATCGTCGACCTGGGCAACAACGCGGAAGCGTTGCTGGCCCGTGAAGACATTATTTCCCGGGAAACTTTCCGGGTGGGCGTGCGCTTGCGTGCACTGCTCAAGGAAATCCGCACCGAGAATCGCGGTCCGCAGCTGATTCTGTCGCGTACTGCGCCAGAAATGCTGATCGAACTGTTCCGCATCGAAGTGCCGGAAATCGCCGAAGGGCTGATCGAAGTCATGGCTGCGTCTCGTGATCCTGGCTCCCGAGCCAAGATCGCCGTACGTTCCAAGGACAAGCGTATCGATCCTCAGGGCGCCTGCATCGGTATGCGCGGTTCCCGCGTACAGGCCGTTTCGGGTGAACTGGGCGGCGAGCGTGTCGACATCGTTCTCTGGGACGATAACCCTGCGCAATTCGTGATCAACGCGATGTCGCCTGCCGAAGTGGCCGCCATCATCGTTGATGAAGATGCCCATGCCATGGACATCGCGGTCGGCGCAGACAACCTGGCTCAAGCGATTGGTCGTGGTGGACAGAACGTCCGCCTGGCCAGCCAACTGACCGGTTGGACCCTGAACGTGATGACCGAATCGGACATCCAGGCCAAGCAGCAAGCAGAAACCGGCGACATCCTGCGCAACTTCATCGACGAGCTGGAAGTCGACGAAGAGCTGGCGCAGGTGCTGGTTGATGAAGGCTTCACCAGCCTGGAAGAGATTGCCTACGTACCGTTGGAAGAAATGCTCAACATCGACGGCTTTGACGAAGATATCGTCAACGAGCTTCGCGCTCGTGCCAAGGATCGTTTGTTGACCAAAGCCATCGCTACAGAGGAAAAGCTGGCAGACGCCCATCCGGCCGAAGACCTGCTCTCGCTTGAGGGTATGGACAAGGATTTGGCGATGGAACTGGCGGTGCGCGGCGTAATTACCCGCGAAGACCTGGCCGAGCAGTCTATTGACGATCTGCTCGACATCGACGGCATTGACCAAGATCGTGCCGGCAAGTTGATCATGGCCGCCCGAGCCCACTGGTTCGAGTAA
- the infB gene encoding translation initiation factor IF-2, which translates to MTQVTVNELAKEVAAPVERLLQQMREAGLPHTDAGQVVTDNEKQALLAHLKSSHKVKVEEPRKITLQRKTTSTLRVAGSKSISVEVRKKKVFVQRSPEEIQAEQKRELEERRAAEAAVRQKAEAEARSKAPQEATNAPQGAAVAPAAPAPAAAPAPAPAPVASDAFVAQAPAPAPAGERKREEPPRRPDKAKGEDDRRAGERKNQPHRATVKEKAPTPRAAPRTTEEESDSFRRGGRGKGKLKKRNAHGFQSPTGPVVRDVQIGETISVGDLAAQMSVKAAEVIKFMFKLGTPATINQVLDQETAQLVAEELGHKVTLVSDTALEDSLAESLKFEGEAFARAPVVTVMGHVDHGKTSLLDYIRRAKVAAGEAGGITQHIGAYHVETDRGMVTFLDTPGHAAFTAMRARGAKATDIVILVVAADDGVMPQTIEAVQHAKAAGVPLVVAVNKIDKPGADLDRIRSELSVHGVTSEEWGGDTPFVPVSAKAGTGVDELLEAVLLQAEVLELTATPSAPGRGVVVESRLDKGRGPVATVLVQDGTLRQGDMVLVGSNYGRVRAMLDENGKSIKEAGPSIPVEILGLDGTPDAGDEMSVVADEKKAREVALFRQGKFREVKLARAHAGKLENIFENMGQEEKKTLNIVLKSDVRGSLEALQGALNGLGNDEVQVRVVGGGVGGITESDANLALASNAVVFGFNVRADAGARKIVEQEGLDMRYYNVIYDIIEDVKKALTGMLGSDVRENILGVAEVRDVFRSPKFGAIAGCMVIEGTVYRNRPIRVLREDIVIFEGELESLRRFKDDASDVRAGMECGIGVKSYNDVKPGDKIEVYEKVQVARTL; encoded by the coding sequence ATGACGCAAGTCACGGTGAATGAACTGGCCAAAGAGGTCGCTGCACCGGTAGAGCGCCTGTTACAGCAGATGCGTGAGGCAGGTCTGCCGCACACCGACGCCGGACAAGTTGTGACCGATAATGAGAAGCAGGCTCTGCTGGCTCATTTGAAAAGCAGCCACAAGGTAAAAGTGGAAGAACCGCGCAAGATTACCTTGCAGCGCAAAACCACGAGCACCCTGCGTGTAGCAGGTAGCAAGAGCATCAGCGTAGAAGTACGCAAGAAGAAAGTTTTCGTTCAGCGCAGCCCGGAAGAAATCCAGGCCGAGCAGAAGCGCGAGCTCGAAGAGCGCCGTGCGGCCGAAGCCGCTGTGCGCCAGAAGGCAGAGGCAGAAGCACGCTCGAAGGCTCCTCAGGAAGCCACGAACGCGCCGCAAGGCGCCGCCGTTGCTCCAGCAGCCCCGGCACCTGCAGCAGCTCCGGCCCCTGCACCGGCCCCTGTGGCTTCCGACGCTTTCGTCGCACAAGCCCCGGCGCCTGCCCCGGCTGGCGAGCGCAAGCGTGAAGAACCGCCACGTCGCCCGGACAAGGCCAAAGGTGAAGACGACCGCCGTGCCGGCGAGCGCAAGAACCAGCCGCACCGCGCTACCGTCAAGGAGAAGGCGCCGACTCCGCGTGCCGCTCCGCGCACCACCGAAGAAGAAAGCGACAGCTTCCGTCGCGGTGGCCGTGGCAAGGGCAAGCTGAAAAAGCGCAACGCTCACGGTTTCCAGAGCCCGACCGGCCCTGTCGTGCGTGACGTACAGATCGGCGAGACCATCTCGGTCGGCGATCTGGCCGCACAGATGTCGGTGAAGGCTGCCGAAGTCATCAAGTTCATGTTCAAGCTGGGTACTCCAGCCACCATCAACCAGGTACTGGATCAGGAAACTGCCCAACTGGTTGCTGAAGAACTGGGCCACAAAGTGACTCTGGTCAGTGACACCGCCCTGGAAGACTCCCTGGCCGAATCGTTGAAGTTCGAAGGCGAAGCCTTTGCACGTGCGCCGGTTGTGACCGTCATGGGTCACGTCGACCATGGTAAGACGTCGCTGCTCGACTACATCCGTCGTGCCAAGGTTGCCGCTGGCGAAGCCGGTGGTATCACCCAGCACATCGGTGCCTACCACGTCGAAACCGACCGTGGCATGGTCACCTTCCTGGACACCCCGGGTCACGCCGCGTTTACCGCTATGCGTGCCCGTGGTGCCAAGGCGACCGACATCGTCATCCTGGTGGTGGCAGCGGACGACGGCGTGATGCCGCAAACCATCGAAGCCGTTCAGCATGCCAAGGCAGCTGGCGTCCCGTTGGTCGTGGCGGTCAACAAGATCGACAAGCCAGGTGCAGACCTGGATCGCATCCGCAGCGAACTGTCGGTGCACGGCGTGACCTCCGAAGAGTGGGGTGGCGACACTCCATTCGTACCGGTTTCGGCCAAAGCGGGTACTGGCGTCGACGAACTGCTCGAAGCCGTATTGCTGCAAGCCGAAGTGCTGGAATTGACCGCAACCCCTTCGGCCCCTGGCCGTGGTGTGGTGGTCGAGTCCCGTCTGGACAAGGGCCGTGGCCCAGTGGCCACCGTGCTGGTACAGGACGGTACCCTGCGTCAGGGCGACATGGTCCTGGTCGGTTCGAACTATGGCCGCGTGCGTGCCATGCTCGACGAGAACGGCAAGTCGATCAAGGAAGCTGGTCCATCCATCCCTGTCGAGATCCTCGGCCTGGACGGTACACCGGACGCTGGCGACGAAATGAGCGTTGTGGCTGACGAGAAGAAAGCCCGTGAAGTCGCGCTGTTCCGTCAAGGCAAGTTCCGCGAAGTCAAGCTGGCCCGTGCTCACGCCGGCAAGCTGGAAAACATCTTCGAGAACATGGGTCAGGAAGAGAAGAAGACGCTCAACATCGTCCTCAAATCCGACGTCCGTGGTTCGCTCGAAGCGCTGCAAGGTGCGCTCAACGGCCTGGGCAACGACGAAGTGCAAGTGCGTGTGGTCGGTGGCGGCGTCGGTGGTATCACCGAATCCGATGCCAACCTGGCACTGGCCTCCAATGCAGTAGTGTTCGGCTTCAACGTGCGTGCCGATGCCGGCGCGCGCAAGATCGTCGAGCAGGAAGGTCTGGATATGCGTTATTACAACGTGATCTACGACATCATTGAAGACGTCAAGAAAGCCCTGACCGGCATGCTCGGCAGCGATGTTCGCGAGAACATCCTGGGTGTCGCCGAAGTGCGTGACGTGTTCCGTTCGCCGAAGTTTGGTGCGATCGCGGGTTGCATGGTCATCGAGGGTACGGTTTACCGTAACCGTCCGATCCGTGTACTGCGCGAAGACATCGTTATCTTCGAAGGCGAGCTGGAATCGCTGCGTCGCTTCAAGGACGATGCTTCCGACGTTCGTGCTGGCATGGAGTGCGGTATCGGCGTCAAGAGCTACAACGACGTCAAGCCGGGCGACAAGATCGAAGTCTACGAGAAGGTCCAAGTGGCTCGTACGCTCTAA
- the rbfA gene encoding 30S ribosome-binding factor RbfA — protein sequence MAKEYSRTQRIGDQMQRELAQLIRREVKDPRVGLVTITAVDVSRDVGHAKVYITVMGEDSAEDIKQSIKVLNSAAGFLRMQLAKEMKLRSVPQLHFHYDESVSRGAHLSALIERAVAEDNLHPEDGPETDAKE from the coding sequence ATGGCAAAAGAATACAGCCGTACCCAACGGATCGGCGATCAGATGCAGCGCGAGCTGGCACAATTGATTCGTCGTGAAGTCAAGGATCCCCGCGTGGGCCTGGTCACCATCACTGCCGTCGACGTCAGCCGTGACGTGGGCCACGCCAAGGTGTACATCACCGTGATGGGCGAGGACAGCGCCGAAGACATCAAGCAGAGCATCAAGGTGCTCAACTCCGCCGCTGGCTTTCTGCGCATGCAGTTGGCCAAGGAAATGAAGCTGCGCAGCGTGCCGCAATTGCACTTCCATTACGACGAAAGCGTTTCGCGCGGTGCCCACCTGTCGGCGCTGATCGAACGTGCCGTGGCAGAGGACAATCTTCACCCCGAAGACGGTCCGGAAACAGACGCCAAGGAGTAA
- the truB gene encoding tRNA pseudouridine(55) synthase TruB: MAQVKRIRRNVSGIILLDKPLGFTSNAALQKVRWLLNAEKAGHTGSLDPLATGVLPLCFGEATKFSQYLLESDKGYETVMQLGQTTTTADAEGEVLQTREVTVGRADIEAALPAFRGPIMQIPPMYSALKRDGQPLYKLARAGEVVEREARSVTIGRLELLEHEQTRARLSVGCTKGTYIRTLVEDIGEQLGCGAYVAELRRTHAGPFSLAQTVTLEELEAVHAEGGNEAVDRFLMPSDSGLQDWPLLQFSEASAHYWLHGQAVRAPDAPRFGMVRVQDHNGRFIGIGEVSEDGRIAPRRLIRSE, translated from the coding sequence GTGGCTCAGGTCAAACGTATTCGCCGCAACGTCAGCGGCATCATTCTGCTCGACAAGCCGCTGGGATTCACCTCTAACGCCGCCCTGCAGAAAGTCCGCTGGCTGCTGAACGCCGAGAAGGCCGGGCACACCGGCAGCCTCGACCCGTTGGCCACCGGTGTATTGCCGTTGTGCTTCGGCGAGGCTACCAAGTTTTCCCAGTACCTGCTCGAGTCCGACAAGGGCTACGAGACGGTGATGCAACTCGGGCAGACCACCACCACGGCGGATGCCGAGGGTGAGGTCCTGCAGACTCGTGAGGTGACCGTCGGTCGCGCCGATATCGAGGCTGCTCTGCCAGCGTTTCGCGGCCCTATCATGCAGATCCCGCCTATGTACTCGGCGCTCAAGCGTGATGGCCAGCCGCTGTACAAGCTCGCCCGTGCAGGGGAAGTAGTGGAGCGGGAAGCGCGTTCTGTTACTATTGGTCGGCTGGAATTGCTCGAACACGAGCAGACCCGCGCCAGACTGTCGGTAGGCTGCACTAAAGGCACCTATATCCGTACGCTGGTCGAAGACATTGGCGAGCAGCTGGGCTGTGGCGCCTACGTCGCGGAACTGCGCCGTACCCACGCCGGGCCATTCAGCCTGGCCCAGACTGTCACCCTCGAAGAGCTCGAGGCGGTACACGCCGAAGGCGGCAACGAGGCGGTGGATCGCTTCCTGATGCCATCGGACAGCGGCTTGCAGGATTGGCCTCTGTTGCAGTTCTCCGAGGCCAGCGCGCACTACTGGTTGCACGGGCAGGCGGTCAGAGCCCCCGATGCACCGCGCTTCGGGATGGTGCGGGTACAGGATCACAATGGTCGCTTCATCGGGATCGGTGAAGTGAGCGAAGACGGGCGCATTGCGCCACGTCGACTGATTCGGTCGGAATGA
- the rpsO gene encoding 30S ribosomal protein S15 — MALSVEDKAQIVADYQQAVGDTGSPEVQVALLTHNINKLQGHFKANGKDHHSRRGLIRMVNQRRKLLDYLKGKDITRYSALIGRLGLRR, encoded by the coding sequence ATGGCTCTTAGCGTTGAAGACAAAGCTCAAATCGTTGCCGACTACCAGCAAGCCGTTGGTGATACTGGTTCGCCAGAAGTGCAAGTTGCACTGCTGACCCACAACATCAACAAGCTGCAAGGTCACTTCAAGGCCAACGGCAAGGATCACCACTCGCGTCGTGGTCTGATCCGTATGGTCAACCAGCGCCGCAAGCTGCTGGACTACCTGAAGGGCAAGGACATCACCCGTTACAGCGCCCTGATCGGTCGTCTGGGTCTGCGTCGCTAA